A single window of Ictalurus punctatus breed USDA103 chromosome 27, Coco_2.0, whole genome shotgun sequence DNA harbors:
- the LOC128628756 gene encoding coxsackievirus and adenovirus receptor homolog yields the protein MNVSWIFFTFLLLIHTVPVQSVEGFIGESVILPCTFTQNPPVVFWRDEGTRTVCDISGGEASFDEQHSNYKHRVQIFPSKIKEGNFSIKLSNLQHSDGGTYTCTDPSKGLDQQVQLKVEEKPTTPEGKGRRVTPESTSTQRNGDSPRRADDLLTFLLGCALLYSLTF from the exons ATGAATGTGAG CTGGATTTTCTTCACCTTCCTGCTTCTGATACACACAG tgCCGGTGCAGAGTGTTGAAGGTTTTATAGGAGAATCCGTGATCTTACCGTGTACGTTCACACAGAATCCGCCGGTTGTCTTTTGGCGAGACGAAGGCACCAGGACAGTGTGTGACATCAGTGGTGGTGAAGCCAGTTTCGATGAGCAGCATTCAAACTATAAACACAGAGTTCAAATATTTCCATCAAAAATTAAGGAGGGGAATTTTTCCATCAAGCTGAGCAACTTGCAGCACTCTGATGGAGGAACGTACACCTGCACCGACCCAAGCAAAGGTCTTGACCAGCAAGTGCAACTGAAGGTTGAAG AGAAACCAACCACACCAGAGGGAAAGGGGAGACGAGTCACACCAGAAAGTACTTCCACACAAAGAAACGGTGATTCCCCGAGACGTGCAGACGATCTGTTAACGTTCCTGCTGGGATGTGCTCTGCTCTACAGCTTAACCTTCTGA
- the LOC128629305 gene encoding renin receptor, which translates to MVKTFETPLTRKSRSILEAKQISNPGSPYNLAYKYNFEYAVVFNIVLWLMIVLALAVIVISYNLWNMDPGYDSIIYRMTNQKIRMD; encoded by the exons atggtgaagaCGTTCGAGACGCCACTTACCAGGAAGTCGCGCTCCATCCTGGAGGCTAAGCAGATT AGTAACCCGGGAAGCCCCTACAACCTGGCCTACAAGTACAACTTTGAATACGCCGTCGTGTTCAACATCGTGCTGTGGCTCATGATCGTGTTGGCTCTCGCCGTCATCGTCATCTCGTATAACCTGTGGAACATGGACCCGGGCTACGACAGCATCATCTACAGGATGACCAATCAGAAGATCCGCATGGACTAA